From the Capnocytophaga sp. oral taxon 878 genome, the window AAAATATAAATATTAAATTATTAAGGCTATGCACATAGACAACCTAAAAATAATTCTTTTAGAATCAGATTTAGCTAAACTGGAAGAAAGTTTAAAAGAATATTAAATTAATGAATATGATAAATTCGGGAATTCTATATTACATTACTATTTAAAACCTAGAAAAAATGAGAAAATATCTTTTCAAGTAGTAATGGATATATTTCTTAAATATGGAGCAAATATCAATCAAAAGCAAGAAGATAAACAATTTGGATATTCTCTACTTCATTTAGCCGTTATTACTAAAAATTTAGAGGCTTTTAATTATCTCATAGAAAAAGGAGCCGATGTAAATGCTCAAGATATAAATGGAAATAGTATTTTATCTTCTGCTGTTTTTAATTATAACCGAGATACAGATTTTTATACTGAAATAATTAATAAGCTGATAGAAAAAGGAGCTAATATTTATTTAGAAAATAATTATGGGGTAAGTGCTTATTCTTTGGCTAATAATATAGCCTCTGATGTCAAGAAGTTTTTCCAGTAATGTATTATATACAAACTATAATTTTACAAGCAGTAAAATTATAGCAAACCTAATATAAGTTATATTTACATTTTAATTAAAAGAAGATAGTAACAAGAATTACGTAAAACAATGAAAAAAAAGATACTAATTATTCTATTCTTATGTGTCTATTTTCCTATAAAGGCACAGAACTCTATTCGCTTAATAGATATATTACTTGATTTTTGTCAAGAAATAACTCAAGAAAATCCTTCAGAGGAAAAAATGTATTATATTTTTCAAAGTATATCCCCAGAGAAGGTATATTTTCTTCCTAACCAAAAGAAAAGTAACTTAGCAGGATTCACCAAAGAAAAAGTAGCCTTCGCTGATTTAAAAGGAGAAAAATATGATGAAAATGCCTTACTATCATTTTATACCAAAGGAGATAAAAAAGCATATACATTAATTTTCTCTATCAATAGCAGATATAGTGTGATAAAAGGAGAAGTTTGTTATGATAAGGCCAAATATCCTATTTCTTTTCCTGAATTAACAGAAAAAATAGGAAGTGTTTTTTATGATCCTGTTTTTCAAGCCAAAGACACAAAAAAGAGTAACTATATTTATCAGAATCCTAAAACTTATAGAAAAGTAGTACTTTCTATTCAATCTTATAATCCTCCTGAAGCAGAGTACAATATAATATATCGTATTGAAATAAAGGACATTCACTTTTTTGATGAAAGTTCTTTAGTCAAAAATAAGTTTTACATAAAAGATTAAAACTAAAAAAGAGGACATCACTTTTGTAATGTCCTCTTATAACAATTTTAGCATTTATTTACTCTGCATTTTCTGTAGTAGTATCTGTAGCTGTTCTTTCATTTTCACGTTTTCTTGCTACTTCTATATAAGTTTTAAACTCTTTACCATATTTAGAGGCTGCTACCTCTTTATTAAGTTTTCCATAAATAGAATCTAAGTATTTTACACGTGTATTCGGTGCATCTACAAGCACTACATAAGGAGTAATATATGAGTCAGGATGGGTCAGTGCATAATTCAATACAAAAAGATGCCTACGGTAGTTATTCCTTTCCGAAGCCATATTCAGTGAATCAGCCAAAGTAGTATTGCCTACCTTAAATGCATTAATTTGTTTTTCTAATAGCTCTGCATTACGCATTCCAAATCGTCTCATTGTATGTGAATAGTCCTCATATTGTTTTTGTGATTTAGAACCGCTAATTTTAGCCTTCACTTCTAGCATATCGTATGAACTATTAATATTTATAATAGTATCTTCACCAAAAAACATTAATCGGTCTCCCAAATCAGTGCCAGCTTGTTTTTTCAGGTCAAGGTAAATATAAAACACTTCAGGGCTTTCTAGATGTCTTTTAAAAGTAAACTTACCACTGCCATCAGCTACTACCGAATCTATATTAGTAAGTTTATCATTTACATATTGTTGCAAATAAATAGTACCGACTTTTAGTCCGTCTATATTCCCTTCCACAATCATTGTGTTTTCTTCTTTTTTGTCACAAGCTACTATCATCAATAGTGCCGACACAGCCATTAATATTCTTTTCATTGTATCTATTATTTAGTCTTTGGTATTAATTTTCATTCTTAGTTGTTAGTATCTGTGCTAACTACTAACTTCATTGTCATAGCTTTATTCTGTGTTTCCTCATATTCTTTTTCAGAAATAGAATCTTTAGTAATACCTCCTCCTACATATAAATAGGTTTCTGTATTAGTAATTTGCATACAGCGCAAATTCACATATAATGCCTGAAAATTATCCGATATTTCTCCACAATAGCCAGTGTAATACTGTCTATCATAAAGTTCATTTTCTATGATAAATTTCCGTGCTTTATTAGTAGGATAACCACAAACTGCAGGAGTAGGGTGGAGGCTTTTTATCACATCAAAGACCTTACCTTCCTTTATTTTTCCTTTAATTTCAGTACATAAGTGCATAACCTTTCCCGCTTGTATTGTTTTAGGTATTGAAATTTCAAACTGATCTACATATCCTTGCAGTTGTCGTACTATAGTATCTGTAACTATCTGCTGTTCCTCTCTTTCTTTAGGGAGCCATTCTATAGTATTTTTCTTTAGGGTGGGGGAGGGGATAGTACCAGCTAAAGCCATAGTATTAAAATTATTATTTTCATTAAACAATAATAATTCAGGTGTAGCAGCCAGCCAAGTACCTACTTTAGGATGAAAAAACAAATAACAATACGCTGAAGGATAACGTATTACCATATTAGCAAAACTCTTAAAAGGATTTGCTACAAAAGGAAGTGTAATTTTACGAGAAAGTACTACTTTTTCAAAAGCACCTTGATGTATCTGTTCAATAGCTTTCGTTACTAAATCTATATGAGCTTGTTTTTCAGCTTCAGTTTCTTGTGCCGTTCCAAAATAGTTACTTTCTGCTATTTCTTGTATAGGAAGATTACTTATAGTAACATTAT encodes:
- a CDS encoding ankyrin repeat domain-containing protein — translated: MLHYYLKPRKNEKISFQVVMDIFLKYGANINQKQEDKQFGYSLLHLAVITKNLEAFNYLIEKGADVNAQDINGNSILSSAVFNYNRDTDFYTEIINKLIEKGANIYLENNYGVSAYSLANNIASDVKKFFQ
- a CDS encoding chorismate-binding protein; this encodes MKIEPKDFILFEELLQLAQHKYVEQLPFVCFKYPNHKSVWLIGQEDNTLHYFTPHKKVQKGFIFAPFDTANSPIILTPDNVTISNLPIQEIAESNYFGTAQETEAEKQAHIDLVTKAIEQIHQGAFEKVVLSRKITLPFVANPFKSFANMVIRYPSAYCYLFFHPKVGTWLAATPELLLFNENNNFNTMALAGTIPSPTLKKNTIEWLPKEREEQQIVTDTIVRQLQGYVDQFEISIPKTIQAGKVMHLCTEIKGKIKEGKVFDVIKSLHPTPAVCGYPTNKARKFIIENELYDRQYYTGYCGEISDNFQALYVNLRCMQITNTETYLYVGGGITKDSISEKEYEETQNKAMTMKLVVSTDTNN
- a CDS encoding DUF4369 domain-containing protein encodes the protein MKRILMAVSALLMIVACDKKEENTMIVEGNIDGLKVGTIYLQQYVNDKLTNIDSVVADGSGKFTFKRHLESPEVFYIYLDLKKQAGTDLGDRLMFFGEDTIININSSYDMLEVKAKISGSKSQKQYEDYSHTMRRFGMRNAELLEKQINAFKVGNTTLADSLNMASERNNYRRHLFVLNYALTHPDSYITPYVVLVDAPNTRVKYLDSIYGKLNKEVAASKYGKEFKTYIEVARKRENERTATDTTTENAE